The Tenrec ecaudatus isolate mTenEca1 chromosome 12, mTenEca1.hap1, whole genome shotgun sequence genomic interval CGATTGGTCCTTGGGAGGGGCGGGACTTCGAGAGGCGGGCCTCGGGAATTTTTCTCGGCGTTCCTGGATGTGATTGGTCGCTGGAGTAGGGCGGGGCGCCCAGCTCCGGGGCCGGTGCATAAAAGCAGGTGTGATTGGTCTCGGGACTGGGGTCCGGCTGGGAGCCCCGAGGCCGTGGAGTCGGCCTACTCGGAGTGTGAGAGCTGGACGGGAGCCAGGTGCCACTATGTCTTTCTGCAGCTTCTCCGGGAGCGAGGTTTTCCAGAATCACTTTGAACCCGGTACGGCCTGTAGCCCACTTCCCCCCTCAGTGGGATTAGCGAGGAGGGGGCGTCATTACCCTCCGCAGGTGGAGCCCGGGAGCCCGCAGGTGGGGCTGAGCGGCGGCGGCTGGGATGCAGCGCACGTGGATAAAAAGATCGCGGATGAGGGCAAACCAGGGGTGCCTCCAAGGGAGAGTGGACATTAATTAGTGAGGAGGGCCGCTACACAAAGGACAATGTCTGCCAGGAGGAATGGGAATAGGGGAGGGGGGCAAGATTGGAGTCAGGATTGGGACTTGGGGAGGACGGGGTGCACAGGTGCGGTGAGGGTCCCCTCTGCAGAGACCCTCATGTTATTTACCCTCCAGAGGTTAATAACCTCGCCCTCCCTATCCTCGTCCTGTGACCTAATTCCCTAGTGGTTCGCAGACTATACTATTCCCGCTGAAAAGTCCAGCCGGCCACTCCCCTAGTTGCTCAGATCTGTGACTTGGCCAGTTGGAGTGGACTGTTGGCTCTGCTCCCGGTCTGGCCTCTGTCCTATTGACCAGCCAAGTTTGATCTTTGACACAAGCCGGGGGGAGGGGGCGAAGGGCTGTCTCTCCGCAGAGTTCCAAGCTATTCAAGACTCCACTGCTTGGCTGTGCTTGCCTGGTGATGGACTAATTTGGTAAAAATATGACTGGTAAGACCAGGCCAACCTCCAGAGAGGCAAGAGGTCTGGGGCTGGGCTATGACATGAGTCAGCTGTGGTGCCAGATGTGACAAAGACCACCTGGGCAGGGTCCTGTCCCAAGGCCCTCTGGCCGTGGGGCCTCAGTTGTCCCCACATAGCTCAGCCAAACCAGACACACCACTCCCCGGAAATTACAGCGCTCCGCTATTCTTCCTCTGGAGGTTCTAGGCAAATTTAGCGTGGCATTTCAGATACCCGGAGGGGGCAAGAGGATACCACTTCCTGATTTGGGGCTTTCAACACATTGGCAAGTCACTTTTGCAATTCTTCGCCACGGAATTGACTTTCTGGGGATGGGTGAAGTGggtctttctccctagccagccCCTCTTCCTGGCTTGATGTCCTAacagagtggggtggggtggcgggcaGGGGGAGGTGTCCATACAGCCAGCACATCCTCATGAGGGACCTGTCCTGGGTTTCTTCCTGTTTGCAACAAGGtcagcctcagcttcctcatctgtaaTATGGAAATGCAAGCCAGCCTTCTGCCACCAGCTAATGGAGGGCCCCAGGAGCTGGGGGTGCGGGGCATTGGCTGAGAATGAGccactgctgactctgtgggtaGTGGTGGAGAAGGGTCCAAGATCCACTTGGATTGGGGCTGGAGGGAGGTCATCTCCTGGGTTAGCAGGCCGCCCCAGGACCAGAGTCTGAAGTGTCTTGTTTTGCTCCGCCTGCCCCAGGTGTCTACGTGTGTGCCAAGTGCGGCTACGAGCTGTTCTCCAGCTGCTCCAAGTACGAGCACTCGTCGCCGTGGCCAGCCTTCACGGAGACCATCCACGATGACAGCGTGGCCAAGCGGCCCGAGCGCAATCAGCCTGATGCCTTTAAGGTGGGTGCCCCCAACTCTCGAGTCTGAGAGGTTTCTCCACTCTAGGCCTTTGACTGCCTCCCCGGGGGGAATGATTGGGGGACCCCCGGGGCCCTGGTGGGAACACAGGAAATGGACATTGCCCCCAATACTGGGGCCAGGGCCAAAGCTATGTGACCCTGTCAGCAGCTCGCTTGGGGATGGGAGGGCAGGAGGAGCGTTGCCGGTTGACGGCCTCCACGGGTCACAAGCTGAGGTGGTATTTTCGCAGGTGTCCTGCGGTAAATGCGGCCATGGACTTGGCCACGAGTTTCTCAATGATGGCCCCAAGCGGGGGCAGTCCCGCTTCTGaatattcagcagctccctgaagtTTATCCCTAAAGGTGAGTATGCTGGCCCGCACCTAGGTGATGGGCCAGCTGGCCACTCTGAGGGCCCGGGTTAGGAAGCACAGGGTCCATGTTCAGTGTCTGAGTCTTTCTGCCCATGGTTCCCCTGCGAGGTGGCAGTGAGGCAGGGAccggctcctctttctcctgggaagcagcaGGTGGGGCAGAACACTGGACCCTAGGGTTAGtaagcagtcaagcacttaacggtcgtgccaccaggtctcctttagggCCAGGACCATGCCTCCCATTCCTGGGTGTCCCCAAGGCTAGATCAAGGTCACCATGCTGTCACAACCTTAAAGAACAgtcccaaggctgtcatctttactaagCAGACTGCTTAtccttctccagtggagcagccggtgggtttgaaccaccgacctttggttagcagctgaatgctgaaCCACGGCACCATCAAGTTCTTTTCCCATCTCATACCAACCAAGCCCGCTACCttcgagttaatgctgactcacatgAACTGTATAGGACTCCTGAGGCTGTAAAAATttcttttgaggctgtaaattttaatgggagcaggctgcctcatctttctcccttggagcaactggtgggttcgaaccacagaGCTTGGGGTTAGCAACCTAACACCTGACCCACCGCGCCCCCCAGGTCCCTGTCCTTATCACATAAACCAAACTGAACCCCAACCGATCACATAGACCCTGCAGGCCTGTCACCCCAGGGCCTTTCCTCAGGCTGTGGTGCTTCCATCCAGACTCAGTTTCCCCCCTCTGTGAAATGGGGTTGTACCTCCCTGCCATGCTGGCTGTGGTTGTGACGTGGTGTGTCTGTGATATCTAGATACCTAGATTTCTGATCCTTTGCTGTTCACTCTGTGTGGAAGAAGAGGTGTGTGGTTCTACAAGTCTCAGAAGACAGAGAGGGATACAGAGACCTCCCCAGGCCGGCCCTCTGGGTCCCTCCAGTCCCTAGGACTGTGGGCTgtgagggtgccccagcccaggggagggCAGTCTGAATctgttttctctcttctctttcagACAACAAATCTGCCTCCCAGGGGAAGTAAGCGGGCAGCCCAACCCCAAGTGGCCACAGGCATTGATCACCCTCCCCTCTTAGAACTACAGCCTACTGACTTTCAGTCTGGGAGGGCTGGATGGGGGGCCAATGTTTCCTGACGATCCTACCCCCTGCACCAGGATGGGGCTGAAGGCTGGTTCATCTTGACCTCCGAGGCTCGAGGCTGGGACTCTGGTCTttagggtgtctgtgtcttgaaagacataacgcccttggcttctctcctcagcctggtggcccctccctgcctgtctggtcTCACCCCTATGAGCCCCAATTCCCAAAGGGGCTCCAGCCCTCACCAGGGCCCGTGCTGACcccctaagttgtgtgagcagatgcaACCTCCACAAGGCCATGTCCCAGCCGGCAGCTCCAGTCAGGTCACTGTATGAATTGCTCTGGTCAAATCCTTCTAGGCTCACCAGGGCACTGATGGTCCGTGACCTGCTGAGGCATGCAGGCCCATGGCACAACCCCCGAGTCCCAGGTCTCCGTCTGTGTGGGAGAGCAGCTACTGGTCCATGGTCTTCCTACCAGTCCCCTGTGTGGCCTGGGAGGTCTTGTCCCACAGTCTGTACCTGCCAAGCCTGCCCCAGGAGAGTatgtccagagctcctggtggctgCCTCATCCTCTCCCGCCTCACCCTCTCCAACTTTCTGAATTGATCGCCTGGAAACTAATAAAGGAGACCCAGCATGCTGCCGTGTCCATGACTGGGTCTGTCTGCACCCTTATTTCATCTGCTCCACAGCTGTTGTCTAGCCATCTGCTCTAGGCTGGGTCCTGTGC includes:
- the MSRB1 gene encoding methionine-R-sulfoxide reductase B1, yielding MSFCSFSGSEVFQNHFEPGVYVCAKCGYELFSSCSKYEHSSPWPAFTETIHDDSVAKRPERNQPDAFKVSCGKCGHGLGHEFLNDGPKRGQSRFUIFSSSLKFIPKDNKSASQGK